In Candidatus Kaelpia imicola, the genomic window CTCCATCTTGCCAGAGAGAATCACTCCTGTTAATTCTTTTCTTCTAGCTCTATCTTTCATTACGAGGCCTCACTTTTCTTTTTCTTACTTCTTTCGCTGATTACTGTATGAATTTTCGCAATATCAGACCGGTAAACTCCAATCTCGTGGGGTTTCTGCAGCTTACCGACTTTAATATCGCTACGCAGATGCAATAGCTTATCATATAAATCCTCAAGCTTATGATTCAGCTCTTCGTCGGTCATATTTCTTAAATCCTTGACTTTCATATTATCTCTCTCTTTACAAACTTACAGTTTATGGGCAGCTTATCTGAGGCCAGTTTAAAAGCCTGGCGAGCTAAATCTTCTGGAACACCTTCAAGCTCAAAGATAACTCTTCCTCTTTTAACAACAGCCACCCAATGCTCAACCACACCCTTACCTTTACCCATTCTGGTCTCAAGCGGTTTTTTTGTCACAGGTTTATCCGGAAATATTCTAATCCAGAGCTTACCGCCACGCCTAAGACGCCTCATGATAGCAACACGTCCAGCCTCTATCTGTCTATTTGTAATCCAGGCATTCCCTAACGCCTGAAGCCCGAACTCTCCAAATGCTATCTTAGTAGCACCCTTAGATACTCCCTTGCGTTTTCCACGCTGGGTTTTACGATATTTCACTCTCTTAGGCATTAAAACCATAACTTAAGACTCCTCTCCTATCTCTTCCTTCTCTAAAACAGCATCGCCTCTATAGATCCACACTTTTACACCTATTAATCCTACCGTAGTCCTTGATTCAGCAAAACCATAATCGATATCCGCCCTTAAAGTTTGAAGAGGAACCTTTCCGCTCTTGTAGGACTCTGCTCTTGCAATCTCATGTCCGCCAAGCCTACCAGAACAGTTTATCTTTATACCTTTAACACCATTTTCATTAGCCATCTGCATCGCTCTCTTCATAGCTCTTCTATGTGAGACCCTTTTTTCCATTTGAAACGCAACATTTTCAGCAACAAGCTGTGCATCGGCAGCAGGAAATTTAATCTCTTTTATATCGATTGCGATATCCTTATTTTTGACAATCACCTGCAAAGCTTCTTGAATTTTGTCTATCTCAACCCCCCGCCGACCTATGATAACTCCGGGACGTGAAGTATGTATGACTACCTTTACTTTTTCAGGATATCTTTCAATCTCTATACTAGAGATACCAGCGTATCTCAAACTATTTTTAATATATTTACGTATCTTATAGTCTTCGCCTATAAAAACCTTAATATTTTCAGGTTGCGTAAACCACCTGGATTTCCACTGTTTTATATATCCAAGCCTATACCCAAAAGGGTGCACTTTATGACCCATCTATCTCTTTCCTCCTTCTTTTACTGTTTTAGCTTTAGTTACTGCCGACCTTTTGCTTTTATAATCGAGCTCTATTGTAACGTGAGAAGTCCTTCTCTTTATCGGAGAGACCCTACCCATAGTAGCAGCCCGGAACCTGTTTAAAGCAGGACCCTGATTTGCATAGGCACTTGATATATAAAGAAGATCTCTTTCAAGAGAGTTGTTGTTCAGGGCATTAGCTGCTGCAGATTTAAGCAGTTTGGCTATAATCTGAGCCCCTCTCTTATTCATATTCAAAAGCAGACCTTCAGCAGAGATAATATCCCTGCCTCTAATTAGATCCAAAACCAATCTCACCTTCAGAGGTGAAATCTTTACAAACCGTGCATGTGCTTTTGTAACCGCCATAATAATACCTTATTTTTTAGTTATCTTTGCTTTTGATTTAATACCGCTATGTCCTCTAAAAATTCTGGTCGGAGCAAACTCTCCCAGTTTATGACCAACCATCTTCTCCGTAACATGGAGTGAAACAAAACTTCTGCCATTATGTACCTCAAAAGTAAAACCTACGAACTCAGGTATCACAGTTGAACGGCGAGACCAAGTTTTAATAGGTCTCTTCTCGCTGCTCTTTGACATCTTCTCTACCTTTTTCATTAAATGTTCATCCACAAATGGACCCTTTTTCAATGACCTGGGCATACTATTTTCTCCTTTTTACAATGAATTTATTAGATTGCTTATTTTTATTGCGTGTCTTAAGCCCCTTAGACGGCCATCCCCATGGAGAGGACGACGGTCTACCGCCAGCTGTATCACCACCCATAGGATGATCTACCGGGTTCATCGCTACACCTCTAACCTTGGGTCTCTTCCCAAGCCATCTATTTCTTCCTGCTTTACCAATCGATATGTTCATATGATCGGAATTTGCTACCTGACCTATAGTCGCATAGCAGTTGACATCTATCCGTCTAACTTCGCCTGAAGGCATCTTTATGTGTGCAAAATTACCCTCTTTTGCCATAATCTGCGCCCAACAACCGGCAGAGCGCACAATCTGAGCTCCCTTGCCTTCTGCTAATTCTAAATTATGAATAGATACCCCGCTGGGGATATTCTTAAGAGGCATAGAGTTACCGGACTTTATCTCGGCATTCTCAGAAGAGATGACAGTATCGCCTACTTTTAAACCCAAAGGCCAGATAATATATCTTCTCTCTTTATCTGTATATTCTAATAATGCAATTCTAGCACTTCTATTAGGATCATACTCAATCGCTATCACCTTTGCTTCCATATCCCTCTTATCTCTTTTAAAATCAATCCTTCTGTAGCGCCTTTTAACTCCGCCACCACGTCTACGCATTGTAATGTGGCCATGATTATTCCTGCCAGCTTTCTCACTCAAAGGCTCAAGGAGAGATTTCTCTGGGCTCTTCTTTGTTATCTCTTTAAAATCAGAGTAACTCTGAAACCTTAACGATGGATTTAATGGTCTTCTTTTCTTAATAGCCATAATTACCTCATTCTATCGTATAACCTTTAACTAAGGTTACTATCGCTTTTTTACCGCTGGAAGTCTTACCAGGTTCAGTCCATCTCAATCTTCTTGGTTTCGGAACTATCCTAACCGTAGCAACAGACTCAACTTTTACCTTGTAGATCTTCTCAACAGCCTTTTTGATATCTATTTTATTAGCTCTCTTATCAACCTCTACCGTATACTTGTTATACTGAGATAGCATAGCGCCCTTCTCTGTTGTTAATAACCTCTTTATCACTTTAAACTCATTCATTTTCTCTTTATCCTCTCACTAACCCCACTTAAAGCCCCTTTAGATAAAACTATCTTTTTACAATTTAAAACATCATAAGCATTTAAATTTGCAAAGCTCTTTATGAAAACACCCTCTACATTTCTACAAGATAGACGCATATTATCTGATACATTCTCCGACACAAAAAGGGCTTTCAATTTATCTAATCCTAAATTTTTAACTATTTTTACAAAACCTTTGGTCTTAGGTTCCTCTATCTGAAAATCTTCAATTAAGACCAGCTCCTGGTCTAATAGTTTAGCGTTTAGCGAGGATTTCAAGGCTTCCACCTTCATTCTCTTAGGAATCCTTACAGAATAATCCCTCATCTTAGGCCCAAATACAGTTCCACCGCCTCTCCAGATAGGAGACCTGTTGCTCCCTACCCTGGCACGTCCGGTACCCTTCTGTTTCCAAGGTTTACTACCACCGCCACTCACTTCTGCTCTGGTTTTGGTTGAAGCTGTACCCTGCCTTTTATTTGCAAGATAAGATGTTATAACCTGATGTAAGAGTTTTCTGTTTACATTGCCATTAAAAACGTCCTTATCCAGCTCAAAATCAGCAACCTTATCTCCAGAGATATTGAGAATA contains:
- the rplP gene encoding 50S ribosomal protein L16, with translation MVLMPKRVKYRKTQRGKRKGVSKGATKIAFGEFGLQALGNAWITNRQIEAGRVAIMRRLRRGGKLWIRIFPDKPVTKKPLETRMGKGKGVVEHWVAVVKRGRVIFELEGVPEDLARQAFKLASDKLPINCKFVKREII
- the rplB gene encoding 50S ribosomal protein L2 yields the protein MAIKKRRPLNPSLRFQSYSDFKEITKKSPEKSLLEPLSEKAGRNNHGHITMRRRGGGVKRRYRRIDFKRDKRDMEAKVIAIEYDPNRSARIALLEYTDKERRYIIWPLGLKVGDTVISSENAEIKSGNSMPLKNIPSGVSIHNLELAEGKGAQIVRSAGCWAQIMAKEGNFAHIKMPSGEVRRIDVNCYATIGQVANSDHMNISIGKAGRNRWLGKRPKVRGVAMNPVDHPMGGDTAGGRPSSSPWGWPSKGLKTRNKNKQSNKFIVKRRK
- the rplD gene encoding 50S ribosomal protein L4, giving the protein MKKTDYTIDILNISGDKVADFELDKDVFNGNVNRKLLHQVITSYLANKRQGTASTKTRAEVSGGGSKPWKQKGTGRARVGSNRSPIWRGGGTVFGPKMRDYSVRIPKRMKVEALKSSLNAKLLDQELVLIEDFQIEEPKTKGFVKIVKNLGLDKLKALFVSENVSDNMRLSCRNVEGVFIKSFANLNAYDVLNCKKIVLSKGALSGVSERIKRK
- the rpmC gene encoding 50S ribosomal protein L29, with the protein product MKVKDLRNMTDEELNHKLEDLYDKLLHLRSDIKVGKLQKPHEIGVYRSDIAKIHTVISERSKKKKSEAS
- the rplW gene encoding 50S ribosomal protein L23 gives rise to the protein MNEFKVIKRLLTTEKGAMLSQYNKYTVEVDKRANKIDIKKAVEKIYKVKVESVATVRIVPKPRRLRWTEPGKTSSGKKAIVTLVKGYTIE
- the rplV gene encoding 50S ribosomal protein L22, whose protein sequence is MAVTKAHARFVKISPLKVRLVLDLIRGRDIISAEGLLLNMNKRGAQIIAKLLKSAAANALNNNSLERDLLYISSAYANQGPALNRFRAATMGRVSPIKRRTSHVTIELDYKSKRSAVTKAKTVKEGGKR
- the rpsC gene encoding 30S ribosomal protein S3, giving the protein MGHKVHPFGYRLGYIKQWKSRWFTQPENIKVFIGEDYKIRKYIKNSLRYAGISSIEIERYPEKVKVVIHTSRPGVIIGRRGVEIDKIQEALQVIVKNKDIAIDIKEIKFPAADAQLVAENVAFQMEKRVSHRRAMKRAMQMANENGVKGIKINCSGRLGGHEIARAESYKSGKVPLQTLRADIDYGFAESRTTVGLIGVKVWIYRGDAVLEKEEIGEES
- the rpsS gene encoding 30S ribosomal protein S19, with the protein product MPRSLKKGPFVDEHLMKKVEKMSKSSEKRPIKTWSRRSTVIPEFVGFTFEVHNGRSFVSLHVTEKMVGHKLGEFAPTRIFRGHSGIKSKAKITKK